In Corynebacterium afermentans subsp. afermentans, a genomic segment contains:
- a CDS encoding M13 family metallopeptidase codes for MNDLFELVNGAWVNAHEIPADRGIDGAFYVLRDKSEEDVHAILEDGTGLGGTLFKSFMDNPGDISSLDPDLAKIEVANVDEFVRGLGELERVGIGGPVSYWVEKDSQGEESVAYIFQSGLGLPDEAYYRDEDHAETLAAYKAHVEKMLGFLEPKYLQGLTPQIAAERIVNLESQLAASHWDVVKARDAVATYNPTDLEEMPPLVRTLLGASGLSGKVVNMMPSFTSDLDGMLRRETLADWQLWAAWNILRSRAGVLSEEIGEANFEFYGKKLSGATEQRDRWKRGVGLAESLVGEDIGRSYVDKHFPPSSKEKMLELVEYLIAAYRSRIQQLEWMSEPTKQRALEKLAQFNAKIGYPEKWRSYDGLEFSEDLVDNVRRGAAFEHDYQLSKIGKASDRQEWVSSPQTVNAFYNPVVNDITFPAAILQPPFFDPDADAAENFGAIGAVIGHEIGHGFDDQGSRYDGLGNLNSWWTDEDRANFEQLTAKLVGQFNGLVPSVLEGTKTKGVNGEFTLGENIGDLGGLGIAVVAYKKYLDDNSLEDVQPQKFGDLEGEYTGFQRLFLAWARVWRSKARPEMAAQLLAIDPHAPNEFRCNVIAANIAEFYEAFEVEQGSTMWIDPEDRVTIW; via the coding sequence ATGAATGACCTCTTTGAGCTTGTAAACGGCGCGTGGGTCAACGCCCACGAAATCCCCGCTGACCGCGGCATCGACGGCGCGTTCTACGTCCTGCGCGACAAATCCGAAGAAGACGTCCACGCCATCCTGGAGGACGGCACCGGTCTCGGCGGCACTCTGTTCAAGTCCTTCATGGACAACCCCGGCGACATCAGCTCTCTTGACCCCGACCTAGCCAAGATCGAGGTCGCAAACGTCGACGAATTCGTCCGCGGCCTTGGAGAGCTGGAGCGCGTCGGCATTGGCGGGCCGGTGAGCTACTGGGTGGAGAAGGACTCGCAGGGCGAGGAGTCCGTGGCCTACATTTTCCAGTCCGGCCTGGGCTTGCCGGACGAGGCCTACTACCGCGACGAGGACCACGCCGAAACCCTCGCCGCGTACAAGGCTCACGTGGAGAAGATGCTCGGTTTCCTCGAACCGAAGTACCTGCAGGGCCTGACCCCGCAGATCGCCGCCGAGCGCATCGTCAACCTGGAGTCTCAGCTGGCCGCGAGCCACTGGGACGTGGTCAAGGCGCGCGACGCGGTGGCCACCTACAACCCCACCGACCTCGAGGAGATGCCGCCTTTGGTGCGCACGCTTCTGGGCGCCTCCGGTCTCTCCGGCAAAGTCGTCAACATGATGCCGTCGTTTACCTCTGACCTGGACGGCATGTTGCGCCGCGAGACCCTGGCGGACTGGCAGCTGTGGGCCGCGTGGAACATCCTGCGCTCCCGCGCCGGCGTGCTCTCCGAGGAGATCGGCGAGGCCAACTTCGAGTTCTATGGAAAGAAGTTGAGCGGCGCCACCGAGCAGCGCGACCGTTGGAAGCGTGGGGTGGGGCTCGCGGAGAGCTTGGTTGGCGAGGATATCGGGCGCAGCTACGTGGATAAGCATTTCCCGCCCTCATCCAAGGAGAAGATGCTGGAGCTTGTCGAGTACTTGATCGCCGCCTACCGTTCCCGCATCCAGCAGCTGGAGTGGATGAGCGAGCCGACGAAGCAGCGCGCACTGGAGAAGCTCGCGCAGTTCAACGCCAAGATCGGCTACCCGGAGAAGTGGCGCAGCTACGACGGCTTGGAGTTCAGCGAGGACCTGGTGGACAACGTGCGCCGCGGCGCCGCGTTCGAGCACGACTACCAGCTGTCCAAGATTGGCAAAGCCTCTGACCGGCAGGAATGGGTTTCCTCCCCGCAGACGGTCAACGCGTTTTACAACCCGGTGGTCAACGACATCACCTTCCCCGCCGCGATCCTGCAGCCGCCGTTCTTCGACCCGGACGCTGACGCCGCGGAAAACTTCGGCGCGATCGGCGCGGTGATCGGCCACGAGATCGGCCACGGCTTCGACGACCAGGGCTCGCGTTACGACGGGTTGGGCAACCTCAACTCCTGGTGGACCGACGAGGACCGAGCCAACTTTGAGCAGCTGACCGCCAAGCTGGTCGGCCAGTTCAACGGCCTGGTGCCGTCCGTGCTGGAGGGCACGAAAACGAAGGGCGTCAACGGCGAGTTCACCCTCGGCGAGAACATTGGCGACCTCGGCGGCCTGGGCATCGCCGTGGTGGCGTACAAGAAGTACCTGGATGACAACAGCCTCGAGGATGTTCAGCCGCAGAAGTTTGGCGACCTTGAGGGCGAGTACACCGGCTTCCAGCGCCTGTTTCTGGCGTGGGCGCGGGTGTGGCGCTCCAAGGCGCGCCCGGAGATGGCCGCGCAGCTGTTGGCCATCGACCCGCACGCGCCGAACGAGTTCCGCTGCAACGTGATTGCCGCGAACATCGCCGAATTCTACGAGGCGTTCGAAGTGGAACAGGGGTCCACGATGTGGATCGATCCCGAGGACAGGGTGACGATTTGGTAG
- a CDS encoding RNA-binding S4 domain-containing protein: MHIDVPISGDTIKLGQFLKLANLVESGGHAKEAISAGEVTVNNEVVTSRGHSLIDGDTVGLGEDSATVVVDGDDGDYFDERTANDDFDPEKWRNL, from the coding sequence ATGCATATCGACGTGCCCATTTCCGGCGACACGATCAAACTCGGACAATTTCTCAAGCTCGCTAACCTCGTCGAATCCGGCGGCCACGCGAAGGAGGCCATCAGCGCCGGCGAGGTCACCGTCAACAACGAGGTGGTCACCTCCAGGGGGCATTCGCTTATCGACGGCGATACCGTCGGCCTCGGAGAAGATTCAGCCACGGTAGTAGTTGACGGAGACGACGGCGACTACTTCGACGAACGCACCGCCAACGACGATTTCGACCCCGAGAAGTGGAGGAACCTCTAA
- a CDS encoding CapA family protein, whose translation MRRIWALALTLLLAGCTPDTPEEPEVVEEVEEAVSTVTIRSVGDILVHSDVYTTARTDTGFDFTRMFDPVRQYMADADITTANMEVPVAGEAFGLSGYPQFNSPSEIIDALKSSGVDIVNNATNHSMDRGGEGVIASTGHMRDRGMLYAGSFSSAADAATPRIIEANGITVGFLGSTYGTNGLPVEEEHFASLIDDNLTDRITTLDSEVDVTVVMLHMGDEYAPLQNEFQEETAAAALEAGADLVLGGHPHVVEPFDGPVWYSHGNFLHGQLEEPTKIGGIGEFTFTERGDEVSFTGARFMPTYTVGPPISYDHHVLPLVEAGDYVDVQKWMTDLRERLNVEVVDYL comes from the coding sequence ATGCGAAGAATCTGGGCGCTGGCCCTCACGCTCCTGCTCGCGGGATGCACACCAGACACACCAGAGGAGCCCGAGGTCGTTGAAGAGGTCGAAGAGGCCGTCTCCACCGTGACCATCCGCTCCGTCGGCGACATCCTCGTCCACTCCGACGTGTACACCACCGCACGCACGGACACCGGCTTCGACTTTACGCGCATGTTCGACCCGGTCAGACAGTACATGGCGGACGCCGACATCACCACCGCCAACATGGAGGTCCCCGTCGCCGGCGAGGCGTTCGGCCTGTCCGGGTACCCGCAGTTCAACTCCCCGTCCGAGATCATCGATGCACTGAAAAGTTCTGGCGTGGACATCGTGAACAACGCCACCAACCACTCCATGGACCGTGGCGGCGAGGGCGTGATCGCCTCTACCGGCCACATGCGCGACCGGGGGATGCTCTACGCGGGCAGCTTCTCCAGCGCCGCCGACGCCGCCACCCCGCGCATCATCGAGGCGAACGGCATCACCGTCGGTTTCCTCGGCTCCACGTACGGCACCAACGGCCTGCCTGTGGAGGAGGAGCATTTTGCATCGCTTATCGACGACAACCTCACGGACCGCATCACCACCCTGGACTCCGAGGTAGACGTCACCGTCGTGATGCTGCACATGGGCGATGAGTACGCCCCGCTGCAAAACGAGTTCCAGGAGGAGACCGCCGCGGCTGCCCTGGAAGCGGGCGCTGACTTGGTGCTCGGCGGGCACCCGCACGTGGTCGAGCCGTTCGACGGGCCCGTCTGGTACTCCCACGGCAACTTCCTCCACGGCCAGTTGGAGGAGCCGACCAAGATCGGCGGCATCGGCGAGTTCACGTTTACCGAGCGCGGCGATGAGGTGTCGTTTACCGGCGCACGGTTCATGCCCACCTATACCGTCGGCCCGCCGATCAGCTACGACCACCATGTGCTCCCCCTCGTCGAGGCCGGCGACTACGTGGACGTTCAAAAATGGATGACGGACCTGCGGGAGCGCCTCAACGTGGAGGTGGTGGATTACCTCTAG
- a CDS encoding cutinase family protein, whose translation MKLPKVTAAAVLLFSLVASPVQAQAQQSCAAHYLIAVPGGGNTAEGIPDYVPHGGNVFMTGMLTRLGTGGEIQPLWVSYTSTPFATSEYEKSKAGGLKRARNTVSRLANVCPNAKFSFTGYSLGADIAATITSDIAAGRGPIEPERVSGVALFANPHQGGNGAVLSAGTSPHSRGSLGSLPDGYGVLGPRVLEICRGDDLVCSMQESHRGLVAPAMRTNLAAGRIPLAEFNVLFRALGLKSLGIFFDIGSHGGYTLAQQQEASNWIIEQSQAPIQIPVELGHE comes from the coding sequence ATGAAACTGCCCAAAGTCACCGCCGCAGCTGTCCTGCTGTTTTCCCTGGTGGCCTCACCCGTTCAGGCTCAGGCCCAGCAGAGCTGCGCCGCGCACTACTTGATCGCGGTGCCGGGCGGTGGCAACACGGCAGAGGGCATCCCGGACTACGTTCCGCACGGCGGCAACGTGTTCATGACCGGCATGCTCACCCGCCTCGGCACCGGCGGGGAGATCCAGCCGCTGTGGGTGTCCTACACCTCCACCCCGTTTGCCACTTCGGAGTACGAGAAGTCCAAGGCGGGCGGGCTCAAGCGCGCACGCAACACTGTGTCCCGGCTGGCCAACGTGTGCCCTAACGCGAAGTTCAGCTTCACCGGTTACTCGCTGGGCGCGGACATCGCTGCCACCATCACCAGCGACATCGCCGCGGGCCGCGGCCCGATCGAACCGGAGCGCGTTTCCGGCGTGGCGTTGTTTGCCAACCCGCACCAGGGGGGCAACGGCGCGGTGCTCTCCGCTGGCACGTCGCCGCATTCGCGCGGTTCGCTGGGCTCGCTCCCGGACGGCTACGGCGTGCTCGGCCCCCGCGTGCTGGAGATCTGCCGCGGCGACGACCTGGTGTGCTCCATGCAGGAGTCGCACCGCGGCCTGGTGGCCCCCGCTATGCGCACCAACCTGGCCGCGGGCCGGATACCGCTCGCCGAGTTCAATGTGTTGTTCCGCGCGCTCGGCTTGAAGTCACTGGGCATCTTCTTCGACATCGGCTCCCACGGCGGCTACACGCTGGCGCAACAGCAAGAGGCCAGCAACTGGATCATCGAACAGTCCCAAGCCCCCATCCAAATTCCCGTAGAGTTGGGGCATGAATGA
- the thpR gene encoding RNA 2',3'-cyclic phosphodiesterase has translation MRRLFAAIVPPADVREHLITALRPIRDFSGTEVRWADPDNWHITVAFYGSQPNDAAAVTDHLAQATAFTRPLRLHLRGAGCFDRRTMWIGVGGDKAPLKDLMADCQLDPDMRRRQRAHLTVARTGTRTRDPWLLDDHAHALAIYTGPEFAADEVLLLESHLGRGRSGGPKYEVVDKFYLR, from the coding sequence ATGAGACGCCTCTTCGCAGCGATCGTCCCTCCGGCCGATGTTCGCGAACACCTCATCACCGCCCTGCGGCCCATCCGCGACTTCTCGGGCACAGAAGTGCGGTGGGCCGACCCCGACAACTGGCACATCACGGTCGCCTTCTACGGGTCACAGCCGAACGACGCCGCCGCGGTCACCGACCACCTGGCCCAAGCCACCGCCTTCACCCGGCCCTTGAGGTTGCACCTCCGAGGGGCCGGGTGTTTTGATCGGCGCACCATGTGGATCGGCGTCGGCGGCGACAAGGCACCGCTGAAAGACCTGATGGCGGACTGCCAGCTCGACCCGGACATGCGCCGACGCCAGCGCGCGCACCTGACCGTCGCGCGGACCGGAACAAGAACCAGGGATCCATGGCTTCTCGACGACCACGCCCACGCCCTCGCCATCTACACCGGCCCCGAATTCGCCGCCGATGAAGTGCTGCTGTTGGAGTCACACCTAGGCAGGGGCCGAAGCGGCGGCCCAAAGTACGAGGTGGTGGATAAGTTCTACCTGCGTTAG
- a CDS encoding alpha-ketoglutarate-dependent dioxygenase AlkB, producing MLVIPRPPARIIPGAVHLPAFFTPTEQEELVNQARELAQKAAGTPVAMRRPKVGHGQMDAWLLSLGWFWATNPYRIVREVDGHPVPPIPENFQAIADNVMTKAREIDPLVGPTPTIETALVNFYPPGKGMGQHVDAEEESDNAVVSLSFGQDTIFRIAGRDTLLLSGDVVVFGGPARRAKHGVLGARKGTSDLLDGRLNITMRQMEGS from the coding sequence GTGCTCGTCATTCCGCGGCCACCCGCCCGCATCATCCCTGGTGCGGTTCATTTGCCTGCCTTTTTCACGCCCACTGAGCAGGAGGAACTGGTCAATCAGGCGCGCGAGCTGGCACAGAAAGCGGCGGGGACGCCGGTTGCTATGCGACGTCCAAAGGTCGGCCACGGCCAAATGGATGCCTGGCTGCTCTCGCTAGGCTGGTTCTGGGCGACGAACCCGTACCGCATTGTCAGGGAGGTCGACGGCCACCCGGTGCCGCCGATCCCGGAGAACTTCCAAGCCATCGCGGACAACGTCATGACGAAGGCGCGGGAAATAGACCCGCTTGTCGGCCCGACCCCAACAATCGAAACTGCGCTAGTGAACTTCTACCCGCCGGGCAAGGGCATGGGGCAGCACGTGGACGCGGAGGAGGAATCGGACAACGCGGTGGTCAGCCTGTCGTTCGGCCAAGACACGATCTTCCGCATCGCAGGACGCGATACGCTGCTCCTATCGGGCGACGTCGTCGTCTTTGGCGGGCCCGCCAGAAGGGCGAAACACGGCGTGCTCGGCGCGAGAAAAGGGACGTCCGACCTGCTTGACGGCCGGTTGAACATCACGATGAGACAGATGGAGGGCTCATGA
- a CDS encoding VOC family protein — MPAFEGKDGMPFWQDLVTQNQLKSTHFYSDLLGWEIVDGTARKEGLPVAGIVPAQMDMWVTSFIGSPDNVEKLGGKVLSSDDSVVLCQDPAGGLFGLKEPEERFFAAGEPGVPAWYEYSAPSMDAIDFYGELFDWEIREEDGYFIALEEGAPFLGMFVGEHAQWFSYFGVRDVDAACRQVENLGGGVEFGPENGTAGVHDANGAQFFLSEVDEPTFDEVDEAESVLG; from the coding sequence ATGCCCGCATTTGAAGGCAAAGACGGCATGCCGTTCTGGCAGGACCTGGTCACCCAGAACCAGCTCAAGTCCACCCACTTCTACTCCGATCTGCTGGGCTGGGAGATTGTGGACGGCACCGCCCGCAAAGAGGGCCTGCCGGTGGCGGGCATCGTGCCGGCGCAGATGGACATGTGGGTCACGTCGTTTATCGGCAGCCCGGACAACGTGGAGAAGCTGGGCGGCAAGGTGCTCAGCTCCGACGATTCCGTGGTGCTGTGCCAGGACCCCGCCGGCGGCCTGTTCGGGCTGAAGGAGCCGGAGGAGCGCTTCTTCGCCGCAGGTGAGCCGGGCGTTCCGGCGTGGTACGAGTACTCGGCTCCGAGCATGGACGCCATCGACTTCTACGGCGAACTGTTCGACTGGGAGATCCGCGAGGAAGACGGCTACTTCATCGCGCTGGAAGAAGGCGCGCCGTTTTTGGGCATGTTCGTCGGCGAGCACGCCCAGTGGTTCAGCTACTTCGGCGTGCGCGACGTGGACGCGGCCTGCCGGCAGGTGGAAAACCTCGGCGGTGGGGTGGAGTTCGGCCCCGAAAATGGCACCGCAGGCGTGCACGACGCTAACGGCGCCCAGTTCTTCCTCTCCGAGGTCGACGAGCCCACCTTCGACGAGGTGGACGAAGCAGAGTCCGTCCTGGGCTAG
- a CDS encoding SDR family oxidoreductase, whose translation MSEQKVAVVTGGSAGIGEATCRALAKDGWKVVVAARRLEKCQQIADEIGGVAMELDVVDRGSVEKLAQLERVDLLVNNAGGAKELDYLRDADDADWEWMFQTNVMGTMRVTRALYPQLKAAKGLVVNIGSVAGTDAYKGGSGYNAAKHGLRGVTRAFRREEAENDIRVCEIDPGRVKTDFALNRFGGDEERANKVYEGKQNLTADDIAEAVRWVASLPAHVNIDTMSIMPVDQAER comes from the coding sequence ATGAGCGAGCAGAAGGTAGCAGTAGTCACTGGCGGATCGGCAGGCATCGGGGAGGCCACCTGCAGGGCGCTGGCCAAGGACGGCTGGAAGGTCGTCGTGGCGGCGCGGCGCCTGGAGAAGTGCCAGCAGATCGCAGACGAAATCGGCGGGGTAGCGATGGAGTTGGACGTGGTGGACCGGGGGAGCGTCGAGAAGCTTGCGCAGCTTGAACGCGTGGACCTGCTGGTTAACAACGCCGGCGGCGCGAAGGAGCTGGATTACCTACGCGACGCGGACGACGCGGACTGGGAGTGGATGTTCCAGACCAACGTGATGGGCACCATGCGGGTGACCCGCGCGCTGTACCCGCAGCTCAAGGCCGCCAAAGGCCTGGTGGTGAACATCGGATCGGTGGCTGGCACGGACGCGTACAAGGGCGGCTCCGGCTACAACGCCGCAAAGCACGGGTTACGCGGCGTAACCAGGGCGTTTCGGCGCGAGGAGGCGGAAAACGACATCCGCGTGTGCGAGATCGATCCCGGCAGGGTGAAAACCGACTTCGCGCTGAACCGCTTCGGCGGCGACGAGGAGCGCGCAAACAAGGTCTATGAGGGCAAACAAAACCTCACCGCGGACGACATCGCCGAGGCCGTCCGCTGGGTGGCCAGCCTCCCGGCGCACGTGAACATCGACACGATGAGCATCATGCCGGTGGACCAGGCGGAACGCTAG
- a CDS encoding HNH endonuclease signature motif containing protein: protein MFGHYAYPGFDVEDFDATVTQLQLATGWHKGFVKNAILGHAALQDLPRLRELQQETRLMDVGHLTAVYTAIEELGPDVDEEALMLIDGILFDTFTPTRHDQAVPQRKTVTDRIRAAIKRMDRGRAYDKRKRENREQDNSEKFGVHEYRDRAIVQLDTNSLDGRRIQANVVEVARKLGISAADAAIKLLSGEALGIEVSPVLHVYSPKNRGNGDPVFISGRGWTEPEAATAFERWIADTFLDERDLDAELKKSLRGYVPSEGMRHAVYARNRTCIYPECNRPAEQCQLDHRIPYDEGGPTEADNLFPLCQRHHNMKTDRTAFYIPDPYTGDIIWLFADGSYVVTVEDGLLRDQFTPHNPRWQSSMSAVRKNRARVAEFFAKGHKILDTFDQDLDLEQATAAIQDLEQEYGMKFGFTPEMPYVEPLPEEPVEAPFPDPEEEH, encoded by the coding sequence ATGTTTGGGCACTACGCGTACCCCGGTTTCGACGTCGAAGATTTCGACGCCACAGTGACCCAGCTACAACTCGCCACCGGTTGGCACAAGGGGTTTGTCAAAAACGCGATCCTGGGGCACGCCGCGCTGCAGGACCTCCCGCGCCTGCGCGAACTGCAGCAGGAAACGCGCCTGATGGACGTGGGGCACCTCACCGCGGTCTACACCGCGATCGAGGAGCTCGGACCGGATGTGGACGAGGAAGCACTCATGCTTATCGACGGCATCCTGTTCGACACCTTCACCCCCACCCGCCACGACCAGGCCGTTCCCCAGCGCAAGACGGTTACGGACCGCATCCGGGCCGCGATCAAGCGCATGGATAGAGGCCGCGCCTACGACAAGCGCAAGCGCGAAAACCGCGAGCAGGACAACTCAGAGAAGTTCGGCGTCCACGAGTACCGCGACCGTGCGATCGTGCAGCTGGACACGAATTCTCTGGACGGTCGGAGGATCCAGGCCAATGTCGTCGAGGTGGCGCGCAAGCTCGGCATCAGCGCGGCCGACGCGGCCATCAAACTGCTCAGCGGAGAAGCCCTCGGCATTGAGGTCTCGCCGGTACTGCACGTGTACAGCCCAAAGAACCGCGGCAATGGCGACCCGGTATTCATTTCCGGCCGCGGGTGGACCGAGCCGGAGGCCGCGACCGCTTTCGAGCGCTGGATCGCCGACACATTCTTAGACGAACGTGACCTCGACGCTGAGCTGAAGAAAAGCCTGCGGGGCTACGTCCCCAGCGAGGGAATGCGCCACGCCGTGTACGCCCGCAACCGCACCTGCATCTACCCGGAGTGCAACCGCCCCGCCGAGCAGTGTCAGCTGGACCACCGCATTCCGTACGACGAGGGCGGCCCAACCGAGGCGGACAACCTGTTCCCCCTGTGCCAGCGGCACCACAACATGAAGACCGACCGGACGGCGTTCTACATCCCGGACCCGTACACGGGGGACATCATTTGGCTGTTCGCCGACGGCTCCTACGTGGTCACCGTGGAAGATGGTCTCCTGCGCGACCAGTTCACGCCGCACAATCCTAGGTGGCAGTCCAGCATGTCCGCCGTGCGCAAGAATCGCGCCCGGGTCGCGGAGTTTTTCGCCAAAGGCCACAAGATCCTGGACACCTTCGACCAGGACCTCGACCTCGAGCAGGCGACTGCCGCGATCCAGGACCTGGAGCAGGAGTACGGCATGAAATTCGGGTTCACCCCGGAGATGCCGTACGTGGAACCCTTACCCGAAGAACCGGTTGAGGCCCCGTTCCCCGACCCGGAAGAGGAGCACTAA